One genomic segment of Kordiimonas sp. SCSIO 12603 includes these proteins:
- a CDS encoding site-specific tyrosine recombinase XerD, protein MSDREILAQFLEMLAAEKGRAQNSLKAYERDLSHFLENSNTGFMNASAENIREYLAFLHAEGMKAGTVARRLSALRQLYLFMYRDGLRADNPATNIESPRLDQPLPKVLSETDVDRLLDTAEQKAQSGKMEDQRLHALMETLYATGLRVSELVTLPRRAVGPDTTMIMVRGKGGRERMVPLGNKARLALLSYLKSLNEAKKEESGYLFPSRGKEGHLTRRRLGQLIKDLAVVAGIMPSSVSPHKLRHAFATHLLAHGADLRAVQQMLGHADISTTQIYTHVLEERLKNLVLTKHPLSDG, encoded by the coding sequence ATGAGTGATCGGGAAATTCTGGCGCAATTTCTGGAAATGTTAGCGGCAGAAAAGGGTAGAGCGCAGAATAGCCTGAAAGCCTATGAGCGTGATCTGAGCCATTTTCTTGAAAACTCCAATACTGGTTTTATGAATGCGTCTGCAGAAAATATCAGAGAGTATCTGGCATTCCTGCATGCAGAAGGCATGAAAGCTGGAACTGTTGCACGCAGGCTTTCGGCCCTTCGGCAGCTATATCTCTTTATGTACCGTGATGGGCTTCGCGCTGATAACCCGGCAACGAATATTGAGAGCCCCAGGCTTGATCAACCTCTCCCTAAAGTGCTGTCAGAAACTGATGTAGATAGATTGTTGGATACAGCCGAGCAAAAGGCTCAATCTGGCAAAATGGAAGATCAAAGGCTTCATGCGTTGATGGAAACACTTTATGCGACAGGCCTGAGGGTGAGCGAGCTTGTCACGCTGCCTAGACGTGCGGTGGGACCAGATACCACCATGATTATGGTGCGTGGTAAAGGAGGGCGGGAGCGGATGGTCCCGCTTGGTAACAAGGCTCGGCTTGCACTGCTTTCATATCTGAAATCGTTGAATGAGGCTAAAAAAGAAGAAAGTGGATACCTGTTTCCGTCACGCGGGAAAGAAGGGCATCTTACTCGCCGCAGGCTCGGGCAGCTTATCAAAGATTTGGCAGTGGTGGCAGGTATTATGCCGTCAAGTGTGAGCCCACATAAACTTCGCCACGCATTCGCGACGCACTTGCTTGCACATGGTGCGGATCTACGCGCTGTACAGCAAATGTTGGGTCATGCAGATATTTCAACGACGCAAATATACACTCATGTGCTTGAAGAAAGGTTGAAAAATCTGGTTTTAACCAAACATCCATTAAGTGATGGATAA
- a CDS encoding acetyl-CoA carboxylase carboxyltransferase subunit alpha: protein MMTFLEFEKPIAELEGKIRELRSFAGGAGQVDISSEVGQLETKLSKLLKETYAGLSPSQKIQVARHPERPHFQDIVGHLFEDFTPLAGDRAFGEDEALLGGLARFRGQACVVMGHEKGSDTESRIRHNFGMARPEGYRKAIRLMDMAERFNLPVLTLVDTSGAYPGVGAEERGQAEAIARSTDKCLQVGTPLVTCIVGEGGSGGAVAIAAANKVLMMEHAVYSVISPEGCASILWRTNEKAADAANALKITAQDLLKLGVIDGVVAEPLGGAHRDPARAMNMLGDTLEDALRDMAGVSGDRLRELRREKFLAMGNAGL, encoded by the coding sequence ATGATGACGTTTCTCGAGTTTGAAAAACCGATCGCTGAACTTGAAGGTAAAATCCGCGAGCTAAGAAGCTTCGCTGGTGGTGCTGGTCAGGTTGATATTTCTTCAGAGGTTGGGCAGCTTGAAACAAAGCTGAGTAAACTTCTTAAAGAAACATACGCGGGTTTGTCGCCAAGCCAGAAAATTCAAGTGGCACGCCACCCTGAACGTCCGCATTTTCAGGATATTGTCGGGCATCTTTTTGAAGATTTCACACCGCTTGCTGGTGACCGTGCTTTTGGTGAGGATGAGGCGCTTCTTGGTGGCCTTGCGCGTTTCCGCGGTCAGGCATGTGTTGTGATGGGCCATGAAAAAGGGTCTGATACCGAAAGTCGTATTCGCCATAACTTTGGTATGGCACGCCCTGAAGGCTACCGTAAAGCTATTCGCCTTATGGATATGGCTGAGCGTTTTAATCTGCCTGTACTAACACTGGTTGATACATCCGGCGCATACCCGGGTGTGGGTGCTGAGGAACGCGGCCAGGCAGAAGCGATTGCTCGCTCGACAGATAAGTGCCTACAGGTTGGTACGCCGCTTGTGACATGTATCGTTGGTGAAGGCGGTTCTGGTGGTGCTGTGGCAATTGCAGCGGCCAACAAAGTATTGATGATGGAGCATGCGGTATACAGTGTGATCTCTCCAGAAGGCTGTGCGTCTATTCTGTGGCGTACAAACGAAAAAGCTGCTGATGCAGCTAACGCTCTCAAGATAACGGCTCAGGACCTCTTAAAACTCGGCGTAATTGATGGTGTAGTGGCAGAGCCCCTTGGTGGTGCGCACCGCGACCCGGCGCGTGCAATGAACATGCTGGGTGACACCCTTGAAGATGCTCTCAGGGACATGGCGGGTGTATCTGGTGACCGTTTACGCGAACTTCGCAGAGAGAAATTCCTCGCGATGGGGAACGCGGGCTTATAA
- a CDS encoding ribonucleoside-diphosphate reductase subunit alpha, translating to MFEVTHFEHGGAVTVDRSRDDLLTEFGKETLKDRYLMPGESYQDLFARVASFYGDDAAHSQRLYDYISKLWFMPATPVLSNGGTTRGLPISCFLNEAQDKLGSIVDLWTENVWLASRGGGIGSYWGNLRSIGETVGGVGKTSGIVPFVRVMDSLTLAISQGSLRRGSAAIYLPVSHPEIEEFTELRRPTGGDPNRKTPNLHHGVLLTDAFMRAVEADEEWALTSPKDGHVVRTVNARALWIRILTARVETGEPYIIYSDTVNNQMPEHHKLAGLTVKTSNLCAEITLPTGVDHLGNERTAVCCLSSLNLEHYKEWKEDKNFVPDVMRFLDNVLQDFIDRAPSEMAKARYSAMRERSVGLGVMGFHSFLQNNMIPFESSMAKSWNFNIFKHIQAEANRASEMLAFERGPCPDAADYGIMERFSNKTAIAPTASISTICGGASPGIEPIAANSYNQKTLSGNFIVHNQALTTLLEEKGQNTEEVWTSITVNEGSVQHLTFLTDDEKAVFKTAFELDQRWVVELAADRAEYISQAQSVNIFLPADVHKRDLHQIHFQAWKKGLKSLYYCRSKSIQRAEVVATGSTEKKLTEEQLQLAAAANSSTDYEECLACQ from the coding sequence ATGTTTGAGGTTACCCATTTCGAACACGGTGGTGCGGTTACTGTTGATCGCAGTCGAGATGACCTTCTTACAGAATTTGGTAAGGAGACGCTGAAGGACAGATATCTGATGCCGGGGGAAAGTTATCAGGATTTGTTCGCGCGTGTTGCTTCTTTCTATGGCGACGATGCTGCTCATTCGCAGCGCCTGTATGATTATATCTCCAAATTGTGGTTCATGCCTGCAACCCCTGTTCTATCGAACGGCGGTACAACACGTGGCCTTCCTATCAGTTGTTTCCTTAATGAAGCACAGGATAAGCTTGGCTCGATCGTTGATCTGTGGACAGAAAACGTGTGGCTTGCTTCCCGTGGTGGCGGTATCGGTTCCTATTGGGGTAACCTACGCTCTATTGGCGAAACTGTAGGCGGTGTTGGTAAAACAAGCGGTATTGTACCTTTCGTACGCGTGATGGATAGCCTGACACTGGCGATTTCTCAAGGTTCACTGCGCCGTGGTTCTGCTGCGATTTATCTGCCTGTAAGCCACCCTGAAATTGAAGAGTTTACTGAGCTTCGCCGCCCAACAGGTGGTGACCCGAACCGTAAGACACCAAACCTGCACCATGGTGTGTTGTTAACTGATGCATTTATGCGTGCGGTTGAAGCTGACGAAGAATGGGCGCTGACAAGCCCGAAAGACGGCCACGTTGTACGTACAGTGAACGCACGAGCGCTTTGGATCCGTATCCTTACAGCACGTGTGGAAACGGGCGAGCCGTATATTATTTATTCCGATACAGTGAATAACCAGATGCCTGAGCACCATAAGCTCGCTGGTCTTACAGTAAAAACATCAAACCTGTGTGCCGAAATCACGCTACCAACTGGTGTTGATCATCTTGGTAACGAGCGTACAGCGGTTTGTTGTCTATCAAGCCTGAATCTTGAGCACTATAAAGAATGGAAAGAGGACAAGAACTTCGTTCCAGACGTGATGCGGTTCCTTGATAACGTTCTGCAGGACTTTATTGACCGTGCACCAAGTGAAATGGCGAAAGCACGCTATAGCGCTATGCGTGAACGTTCTGTTGGTCTTGGTGTGATGGGTTTCCATAGCTTCCTTCAGAATAATATGATCCCATTTGAAAGCTCTATGGCGAAGTCTTGGAACTTTAATATCTTTAAGCATATTCAGGCTGAAGCTAACCGTGCTTCTGAGATGCTCGCGTTTGAGCGCGGCCCGTGCCCTGATGCAGCTGATTATGGTATTATGGAGCGTTTCTCCAACAAAACAGCAATTGCGCCAACGGCTTCCATTTCCACAATTTGTGGCGGCGCGAGCCCAGGCATTGAGCCGATTGCGGCCAATAGTTATAACCAGAAAACACTTTCTGGAAACTTCATCGTGCATAACCAGGCCCTGACTACTCTTCTGGAAGAAAAAGGTCAGAACACCGAAGAGGTTTGGACAAGTATCACAGTGAATGAAGGTTCTGTTCAGCACCTTACATTCCTGACCGATGATGAAAAGGCTGTGTTTAAGACAGCCTTTGAGCTTGATCAGCGCTGGGTCGTAGAACTTGCGGCTGACCGGGCAGAGTATATCTCTCAGGCTCAGTCTGTGAATATCTTCTTACCGGCTGATGTTCATAAGCGTGATTTGCACCAGATTCATTTCCAGGCATGGAAGAAAGGTTTGAAGAGCCTTTATTACTGTCGTTCTAAATCAATTCAACGAGCTGAGGTTGTTGCCACCGGTTCAACTGAAAAGAAGCTTACTGAAGAGCAGTTACAATTAGCTGCAGCAGCGAATTCTTCGACAGATTATGAAGAATGTCTCGCCTGTCAGTAA
- a CDS encoding LuxR family transcriptional regulator has translation MLIIDKADIYRIGLVSLLRDMNCFSDVIELEDEIELIDLVNQLDEISLVILNPEFSEYPAISSVSYVCRLMPKAKVMLISDEEDLTCDGVEVIDRKQPAFALKSLINGELKKRRSTLEKIDVFGVDQSIRDARHSIFSGLSQRRLQVLKLIADGHSNREISAMLGLKEGTVRAHAHAVLKRLGVESRTQAALMYRNVSGIAAP, from the coding sequence GTGTTGATTATAGATAAGGCTGATATTTACCGTATAGGCTTAGTTAGCCTTTTGCGTGATATGAATTGTTTCTCTGATGTCATTGAGCTCGAAGATGAAATTGAGCTTATTGATTTGGTTAATCAACTCGATGAAATTTCTCTTGTAATTTTGAATCCAGAGTTTTCTGAATATCCTGCAATTAGTAGCGTGAGTTATGTTTGCCGTTTGATGCCTAAAGCAAAGGTTATGTTGATCTCTGATGAGGAAGATTTGACCTGTGATGGTGTGGAGGTGATTGACCGCAAACAACCAGCCTTTGCCTTAAAATCACTTATCAATGGCGAATTAAAAAAACGGCGTAGTACACTAGAAAAAATAGATGTATTCGGCGTGGATCAATCTATCCGGGATGCGCGCCATAGTATTTTCTCAGGTTTATCTCAGCGGCGTTTGCAGGTGTTGAAGTTAATTGCGGATGGTCATAGTAACAGAGAAATATCGGCAATGCTCGGCCTGAAGGAGGGGACGGTGAGAGCCCATGCTCATGCGGTGCTTAAACGCCTAGGGGTAGAGAGCCGCACACAGGCAGCTCTCATGTACCGTAATGTAAGCGGTATTGCAGCCCCTTAA
- a CDS encoding triacylglycerol lipase yields the protein MFKFIQPFALIALLAVLSACSSSIKEPALELTYNQKAAQQTPYRNPVIVIPGILGSKLKDIRDDQVVWGAFVSGAADPQKDEGLKRITAPYIYPDGSLTNWSHVEPNGALEEIKLQLLGIPLKIKAYAQIIEALSIGGYREKQIGDANDEIYDDTHYTAFQFDYDWRLSNAENSKRLFRFIQSVREHTARIYETRYGIEDADVKVDIVAHSMGGLLTRFMLRYGEQGLPEDGSAPILDWSGSLGVERVILIGTPNAGSVHALTELVNGKNFGWPFLPFYNQGVLGSFASLYQLLPRDRHNAVVDMENRPLGSLYDIKTWERYQWGLLDPKMDKTFARLFPEIESAEERRKIAHHTLKTHLEEARRFTEAIDIPAAPPERLLFDLVLGDVDPTMRTVAFDAEKRKFITLSEMPGDGTVVRYSALMDEREDGNLSIWTPKLRSPIAFDNVMILPYDHIGLTQSKVFINNMLYWLLVEPRPSGTPLGYPLKP from the coding sequence ATGTTTAAGTTTATACAGCCATTTGCACTTATCGCTTTATTAGCTGTGCTGTCAGCATGTTCCTCTTCAATCAAAGAGCCAGCACTGGAACTTACTTACAATCAAAAAGCAGCCCAACAAACTCCATATCGGAATCCGGTTATTGTTATTCCAGGTATTCTTGGTTCCAAGTTAAAAGATATTCGGGATGATCAAGTCGTTTGGGGAGCTTTTGTTTCAGGCGCCGCGGATCCGCAAAAAGACGAAGGTCTGAAACGTATTACCGCGCCGTATATTTATCCAGACGGCTCATTAACCAACTGGAGCCATGTGGAACCAAACGGCGCACTTGAGGAAATCAAACTACAGCTTTTAGGCATTCCTCTAAAAATCAAAGCATATGCTCAGATTATCGAAGCCCTTAGTATTGGTGGATACCGTGAAAAGCAAATTGGGGATGCCAACGATGAAATTTACGATGATACCCACTATACAGCCTTTCAGTTTGATTATGACTGGCGCCTTTCGAATGCGGAAAATTCCAAACGCCTCTTTCGGTTTATCCAGTCTGTAAGGGAACATACCGCCCGTATTTATGAGACTCGTTACGGGATTGAAGATGCCGATGTAAAGGTTGATATCGTTGCCCATTCTATGGGGGGCCTCCTCACCCGCTTTATGCTGAGGTACGGTGAACAAGGCTTGCCTGAAGATGGCTCCGCCCCCATTCTGGATTGGTCGGGTTCATTAGGTGTAGAACGGGTTATTCTTATTGGCACACCGAACGCAGGTTCGGTTCACGCTCTTACCGAGCTTGTAAATGGTAAAAACTTCGGCTGGCCTTTTCTACCGTTCTACAATCAGGGTGTTTTAGGTTCATTCGCCTCTCTTTACCAACTACTGCCCCGTGACAGGCACAATGCAGTGGTTGATATGGAAAACAGGCCTCTAGGCTCGCTTTATGATATTAAAACATGGGAGAGATACCAGTGGGGCCTGCTGGATCCTAAAATGGATAAAACTTTTGCCCGGTTATTCCCTGAAATTGAAAGCGCAGAAGAACGGCGTAAGATCGCTCACCACACACTCAAAACACACTTGGAAGAAGCAAGACGCTTCACCGAAGCTATCGATATTCCAGCTGCACCTCCAGAACGTCTTCTTTTTGATCTGGTACTGGGTGATGTTGATCCAACCATGCGCACCGTTGCGTTTGATGCTGAAAAACGAAAATTCATAACGCTTTCTGAGATGCCCGGCGACGGCACCGTTGTGCGTTATTCTGCCTTAATGGATGAGCGAGAAGATGGAAACTTAAGTATTTGGACCCCAAAGCTCAGATCACCTATTGCCTTTGACAATGTGATGATCCTGCCATACGACCATATCGGATTGACCCAATCAAAGGTGTTCATCAACAACATGCTATATTGGTTACTTGTAGAACCAAGACCTTCAGGTACGCCACTCGGGTATCCATTAAAGCCTTAA
- a CDS encoding ribonucleotide-diphosphate reductase subunit beta, whose amino-acid sequence MADGGTFERTGLLEERHVYKPFRYPWAYEAWLKQQQVHWLPEEVPLAEDVRDWAQKLSEPEKNLLTQIFRFFTQSDIEVNNCYMKHYTKVFMPTEVQMMLSAFSNMETIHIAAYSHLLDTIGMPESEYSAFLKYKEMKDKYDYMQQFNSDDLRSTAITLAVFGAFTEGLQLFASFAMLLNFPRFNKMKGMGQIVTWSVRDESLHCESIIKLFKTLMEEQPHLWDDQMRNDLRTACKTIVEHEDAFIDLSFGLGPVEGLEAQEVKDYIRYIADRRLQQLGLEAEYHIEANPLPWLDSMLNAVEHTNFFENRATEYSKAATQGTWEDAFE is encoded by the coding sequence ATGGCTGACGGTGGTACTTTTGAAAGAACAGGGCTTCTCGAAGAACGGCATGTTTATAAACCGTTCCGGTATCCTTGGGCGTATGAAGCATGGTTGAAGCAGCAACAGGTTCACTGGTTGCCTGAAGAAGTGCCGCTTGCTGAGGATGTGCGTGATTGGGCACAAAAGCTGTCAGAGCCAGAGAAGAACCTGCTCACGCAGATTTTCCGCTTTTTCACCCAAAGCGATATCGAAGTGAACAACTGTTACATGAAGCACTATACAAAGGTGTTTATGCCGACAGAGGTTCAGATGATGCTGTCTGCTTTCTCAAATATGGAAACAATCCATATTGCTGCATACAGCCACCTTCTTGATACCATTGGCATGCCAGAAAGTGAATATTCTGCATTCCTTAAATATAAGGAAATGAAGGATAAATATGATTACATGCAGCAGTTTAACAGTGATGATCTTCGCTCAACTGCCATAACGCTTGCTGTGTTTGGTGCCTTCACAGAAGGCCTGCAACTGTTCGCAAGTTTTGCAATGCTGCTTAACTTCCCACGTTTCAATAAAATGAAGGGTATGGGCCAGATCGTAACCTGGTCAGTACGGGATGAAAGCCTGCACTGCGAGAGTATTATCAAGCTCTTTAAAACCTTGATGGAAGAACAGCCGCATCTTTGGGATGATCAGATGCGTAATGATTTGCGTACGGCCTGTAAAACCATTGTAGAGCACGAGGATGCTTTCATTGACCTGTCATTTGGACTTGGTCCGGTTGAAGGTCTAGAGGCACAAGAAGTGAAAGATTATATTCGCTATATTGCTGACCGCCGCCTACAGCAGCTTGGATTAGAGGCTGAATATCATATTGAAGCGAACCCGTTGCCGTGGCTGGATAGTATGCTGAATGCGGTTGAGCACACAAACTTCTTTGAAAACCGCGCGACTGAATATTCTAAAGCAGCAACCCAAGGCACATGGGAAGACGCTTTCGAATGA
- a CDS encoding sensor histidine kinase KdpD, with protein sequence MLNSYIGRMVAIYGIAAFMAIATLSLYLDRWFDRQIEETTADIYACELCPFEAIYQEQGLSPLLKELNTYAQTTGLRYRLDKNGVPEKGDLPNEALVSNAATYLEQTALDTEYTLTVEYYKMVSAEPTLISVENPVMVRQNLYALSDRIRLWGAIIVLIGFGMTSLIAWRIHWKMKTINQTASSIITRQDLAERIPQSNGKSEFDRLTRNLNLMLSKIQAHVEDMRHMSNNIAHDLRTPLTRLKVQLDQLPAENNIRNSAIGQVDQIITSFDALLRISHLEAGTAKIALQNTNLSSLLDDVIDLYVPLAEQKQQQISCSTEIDQAQLDRDLIFQALANLFENAIKFSPNGSAIRLSAHTSGTTLWLTVQDDGPGIAENMLNKASDRFIRSDDARSEEGFGLGLSLAKAIATAHQGKLELENHSKGFEARLVLPKLN encoded by the coding sequence ATGTTGAATAGTTATATTGGTCGTATGGTTGCCATATACGGTATCGCAGCTTTCATGGCTATTGCTACGTTGAGCCTGTATCTAGATAGGTGGTTTGATCGCCAAATCGAAGAAACCACGGCAGACATTTATGCCTGCGAACTATGCCCTTTCGAAGCTATCTATCAAGAGCAAGGCCTCAGCCCTTTACTGAAAGAATTGAACACTTATGCACAAACCACCGGGCTTCGATACCGTTTAGATAAAAATGGTGTTCCAGAAAAAGGCGACCTTCCCAACGAAGCATTGGTATCAAATGCAGCCACCTATCTTGAACAAACAGCTCTCGATACTGAATACACGCTTACAGTGGAATATTACAAAATGGTCTCTGCTGAACCCACACTCATCTCAGTAGAAAACCCTGTAATGGTAAGACAAAACCTCTATGCGCTATCAGACCGCATCAGATTGTGGGGTGCAATCATTGTCTTAATAGGGTTTGGAATGACAAGCCTGATTGCATGGCGCATCCACTGGAAAATGAAAACCATAAACCAAACCGCAAGCAGCATTATAACGCGTCAGGATTTGGCAGAGCGTATCCCTCAATCAAATGGCAAATCTGAATTCGACAGGCTCACACGTAATCTCAATCTTATGCTTTCAAAAATTCAGGCGCATGTTGAGGATATGCGCCATATGTCCAACAACATTGCTCATGATTTACGCACACCTCTCACTCGGCTTAAAGTCCAGTTGGACCAACTACCCGCGGAAAATAACATTCGAAACTCAGCGATAGGACAGGTTGATCAGATTATCACATCCTTTGACGCCTTGCTCCGTATCAGCCACCTGGAAGCAGGCACTGCAAAAATAGCTCTGCAAAACACCAACCTTTCCAGCCTTCTTGATGACGTTATTGACTTATACGTCCCGCTAGCAGAGCAAAAACAACAACAAATCTCCTGTTCTACAGAGATAGATCAAGCTCAATTAGACAGAGATTTGATATTTCAGGCTCTTGCAAATCTCTTTGAAAACGCAATTAAGTTCTCACCAAACGGTAGTGCCATTCGGCTATCCGCCCACACCTCGGGAACCACTCTTTGGTTAACTGTTCAGGATGACGGTCCGGGCATAGCAGAAAACATGCTCAACAAAGCCTCTGACCGCTTTATTCGATCGGATGATGCGCGTTCAGAAGAAGGGTTCGGATTAGGGTTATCTCTGGCAAAAGCAATTGCGACTGCACATCAAGGGAAATTGGAATTAGAAAACCACTCCAAAGGTTTTGAAGCACGGTTGGTATTGCCTAAGTTAAACTGA
- a CDS encoding response regulator transcription factor produces the protein MHLLLIEDDPSVAEYLIKGLRELGHSIDHVSNGRDGLTLAMDQKYDILIVDRMLPELDGLSIIKALRAVDNKVPILILSALADVDERVKGLKSGGDDYLVKPFAFSELTARLEVLMRRSEPLSSNLENSRLTIGDLEMNLLTREVTRAGRKIDLKTREFTLLEQLLKNPDRVQTRTMLLENVWGYNFTTNTNVIDVHMSNLRKKIDHGFGHPLLHTVRGIGYKVSNNVE, from the coding sequence ATGCATCTTTTGCTCATTGAAGACGACCCAAGCGTTGCAGAATATCTGATTAAAGGGCTCCGAGAATTAGGGCATAGCATTGATCACGTCAGTAACGGGCGCGATGGCCTCACTCTAGCAATGGATCAAAAATACGATATTCTAATTGTCGATAGAATGCTTCCCGAACTGGATGGCCTCTCTATTATCAAAGCGCTCCGCGCCGTGGATAACAAAGTTCCTATCTTAATCCTGTCCGCCCTTGCGGATGTTGATGAACGCGTGAAAGGCCTTAAAAGCGGTGGTGATGATTATCTTGTAAAACCTTTTGCTTTTAGTGAGCTAACGGCTCGGCTTGAGGTGCTCATGCGCCGCTCTGAACCACTTTCTTCAAACCTGGAAAACTCAAGGCTAACCATCGGTGATTTAGAAATGAATCTCCTCACTAGAGAGGTAACGCGAGCTGGCAGGAAAATCGATTTAAAAACCAGAGAATTCACACTTCTCGAACAATTGCTAAAAAACCCTGATCGAGTTCAGACACGAACTATGCTGCTAGAAAATGTGTGGGGCTATAACTTTACCACCAACACCAATGTTATCGATGTTCATATGAGCAATCTGAGAAAAAAGATCGATCACGGCTTTGGCCACCCCCTCCTACATACGGTTCGGGGCATAGGGTACAAGGTATCAAACAATGTTGAATAG
- a CDS encoding DJ-1/PfpI family protein, which produces MAFSLKHTTIGLVLTTACLGLFAEIQQSAKAHAQEVYVKSENKTSDHVSRRETRVTQRYKSNHTKDQMVLKKAPSPLVGYWHGEMPMVSHTHPISFEVTEKRQGLEATFTYMGMDTRAMENKQSTDIHFAADVKNIRFLLADAGIQFQGTLITAGEIEGTLDWLGRKQLMRFKKKDIPAEAKIDDHHRMTTDTMNVAILVFDGVDVLDWAGPMEVFANAHVFNAYTVAPLNKAYEGMGHRIIPEYSFANMPDADILIIPGGSVASILHQQETIDWIKETSAKSAITMSVCNGVLILGGSSMLDGLQTTTHGAWMEWLTAMAAEQGFEAIRGPRFVDNGKILTTAGVSSGIDGALHLVARLKGLKVAKMAARNMEYDWQPEDTGQYKETIED; this is translated from the coding sequence ATGGCATTCTCCTTAAAGCACACCACGATTGGATTGGTGTTAACAACAGCCTGTCTCGGCCTCTTCGCCGAAATACAACAATCCGCTAAAGCACACGCGCAAGAAGTGTATGTTAAATCCGAAAACAAAACATCAGACCATGTCAGCCGACGTGAAACCCGAGTAACACAGCGATATAAATCAAATCATACAAAGGACCAGATGGTTCTCAAGAAGGCGCCATCTCCTCTCGTGGGATACTGGCACGGAGAGATGCCAATGGTTTCTCATACACATCCCATCAGTTTCGAAGTTACTGAGAAACGGCAAGGCCTGGAAGCAACCTTTACTTATATGGGCATGGATACGAGAGCGATGGAAAATAAGCAAAGCACTGATATCCACTTTGCAGCAGACGTCAAGAACATCCGTTTCCTTCTTGCTGACGCGGGTATTCAGTTCCAAGGAACACTGATTACCGCGGGAGAAATAGAAGGCACACTCGATTGGTTAGGACGCAAGCAACTAATGCGCTTCAAAAAGAAGGATATCCCCGCTGAGGCCAAAATCGATGACCATCATAGGATGACAACTGACACAATGAATGTTGCCATATTGGTGTTCGATGGCGTTGATGTTCTTGATTGGGCAGGCCCCATGGAAGTTTTTGCGAACGCTCACGTCTTCAATGCATATACGGTTGCCCCTTTAAATAAAGCTTATGAAGGCATGGGTCATAGAATTATCCCAGAATATAGTTTCGCTAATATGCCCGATGCAGATATTCTTATAATTCCAGGTGGGTCCGTTGCCTCTATCCTCCACCAACAAGAGACCATAGATTGGATCAAAGAAACCTCAGCCAAAAGCGCTATCACCATGTCTGTTTGCAATGGCGTACTCATTCTAGGTGGTTCTTCTATGTTGGATGGTTTGCAAACCACCACCCACGGAGCCTGGATGGAATGGCTCACAGCCATGGCTGCAGAACAAGGGTTTGAAGCTATTAGAGGTCCACGTTTCGTTGACAATGGGAAAATTTTAACCACTGCCGGTGTTTCCTCAGGCATCGACGGGGCCCTTCATCTGGTAGCCAGATTAAAAGGATTGAAGGTTGCAAAAATGGCGGCCAGAAATATGGAATATGACTGGCAGCCAGAAGACACTGGTCAATATAAAGAAACTATAGAAGACTAG